In Rhizobiales bacterium NRL2, a genomic segment contains:
- a CDS encoding phenylacetic acid degradation operon negative regulatory protein PaaX: MPEATAAPLPDIAGRLIERIAIRAPSLIVTVWGDTIAAHGEAVWLGSLIRLMGDFGLNERVVRTSVFRLQKDNWLAREQIGRRSLYDLTSSARRISAAGDSRIYRPSPPEWRGEWLVLILGPSTAEVREKLRRELLLQGFGSPSPGVFVRPDGDFASARDLLEEAGAAEDVVAFHSDGALTEGLGPVRRLVAHAWDHAALEQGYREFIQLFRPVLAEAAGLDDRARFVVRTLLIHEFRRVTLRDPMLPAELLPADWPGQRARDLCAAIYRAIHAGAARHAMAVLETRAGRLPKPRAAYYDRFGGIDWENGGRQQAAARGGTDR, from the coding sequence ATGCCCGAAGCGACCGCCGCACCCCTGCCCGACATCGCCGGCCGACTGATCGAGCGGATCGCCATCCGCGCGCCGTCGCTGATCGTGACCGTCTGGGGCGACACCATCGCCGCCCACGGCGAGGCCGTGTGGCTGGGCAGCCTGATCCGGCTTATGGGCGATTTCGGCCTCAACGAGCGGGTGGTCCGGACCTCGGTCTTCCGCCTGCAGAAGGACAACTGGCTGGCCCGGGAGCAGATCGGCCGGCGCAGCCTCTACGATCTGACGTCCTCGGCGCGGCGCATTTCGGCCGCCGGCGACAGCCGCATCTACCGGCCGTCGCCGCCCGAATGGCGCGGCGAATGGCTGGTGCTGATCCTGGGGCCGTCGACGGCGGAGGTGCGGGAGAAGCTGCGCCGGGAACTGCTGCTGCAGGGCTTCGGCAGCCCGTCGCCCGGCGTCTTCGTCCGCCCCGACGGCGATTTCGCCTCGGCCCGCGACCTGCTGGAGGAGGCCGGCGCCGCCGAGGATGTCGTGGCCTTCCACTCGGACGGCGCCCTGACGGAGGGGCTCGGCCCCGTGCGGCGCCTGGTGGCGCATGCCTGGGATCATGCGGCGCTGGAGCAGGGCTACCGCGAATTCATCCAGCTTTTCCGCCCGGTGCTGGCGGAGGCCGCCGGGCTGGACGACCGCGCCCGTTTCGTGGTCCGTACCCTGTTGATCCACGAATTCCGCCGGGTCACCCTGCGCGACCCGATGCTGCCGGCCGAGCTGCTGCCAGCGGACTGGCCGGGCCAGCGGGCGCGCGACCTGTGCGCGGCCATCTACCGCGCCATCCATGCCGGCGCGGCGCGCCATGCCATGGCGGTGCTGGAAACGCGCGCCGGACGTCTACCCAAGCCGCGCGCGGCCTACTACGATCGCTTCGGGGGAATTGACTGGGAGAACGGGGGCCGGCAACAGGCCGCCGCAAGGGGAGGAACCGATAGATGA